In Streptomyces sp. NBC_01231, the sequence CGGGATCCTAGGCACGGGCGATCACCTTCTCGACGCCGTGATCGCCGGGTGAGTCGCACGGAGCGGGTTCGCCGTGCTCGTCGCCGAGGAAGCCGACGAGCCGTGCCCGGGGGACGACGCCGACTAGTTCTCCGTCCTTGTCGAGGACGGAGACGGGGTGCGTCAGCCTCGCGCTGATCGCGCAGAGCTCACCGAACGGGGTGTCGGGGGTGGCGGTCTCGCAGTCGCAGTCCGCCTCGTCGCCGCGCACCTCGGTGTCCATGACGGAGGCCGCGGTGAGGATGCGGGAGCGATCGACGTCCTGGGTGAAGGAGGCCACGTAGTCGTTCGCGGGGCGGATCAGGATGTCCTCGGCGGTGCCGATCTGCACGATGCGGCCGTCACGCATGACGGCGATGCGGTCGCCCAGGCGCATGGCCTCGTTGAGATCGTGTGTGATGAAGACGATGGTCTTCTTGAGTTCCTTTTGCAGCTCGATCAGCTGGTCCTGCATGTCACGGCGGATCAGCGGGTCCAGCGCGCTGAACGACTCGTCCATGAGCAGCAGGTCGGCGTCGGTGGCCAGGGCGCGGGCCAGGCCCACACGCTGCTGCATGCCGCCGGACAGCTCGTCGGGCCAGGACTTCTCCCAGCCGGCCAGTCCACACAGGGCGAGCGCCTCGGCGGCCCGCGCCTCGCGCTCACGCCGGGGAACCCCCTGGACGGCCAGGCCGTAGGCGGCGTTCTCCAGGACGCTGCGGTGCGGGAAGAGCGCGAAGTGCTGGAAGACCATACTGATCTTGTGCGCGCGGACCTCGCGCAGCGCGCGGTCACTGAGGGCGGTCAGGTCCTGATCGTCGAAACGGACATGACCCGCGGTCGGCTCCAGGAGTCCGTTGAGCATCCGCAGCAGCGTGGACTTGCCGGAGCCGGACAGACCCATCACGACGAAGATCTCGCCAGGTTCCACGGTGAAGGACGCGTCGATCACGGCGGCCGTGGTGCCGTCGGAACGCAGTTCCTCCCGGTCGGCTCCCTTTCGCAGCTGCTCGACAGCGTTGTCCGGTCGTCTTCCGAACACCTTGTAAAGGCCTGCGGCCTCAAGTCTGGATGACACGCGTACCTCTAGTCTCGGCGGGCAGAAGCAGAGACGCGAGGCCACGACCAGTTGAAAGCGCAACCAGCACATCTCTTAGTGGCGGCGCCTGCCCAGACGCCTTGTGACCAAACGTTGAAGTGTTCCACTTCACAGGACGTTTACGTCCACCCGTCCCGCTCCGCGCGCCTGGCCCGCGCCTTGCGACCACATCGTTGCCAACGGGGTTGTGGCCGACCGCTCTTGTGAGTGCGGTACGGCGTCATGCGTTTCGAACCTGTTGATGCTCGGCGACAACGCATCGCAGGTGTTTACTATTACCCGCATGACAACTGCATTCTCCCAGGGCCGGCGGGTGATCGGGTACGCCCGCATCTCCAAGGCCACGGACGAGAGCACGTCGATCGAGCGCCAGCGGGAGCTGATCCGGACGACCTGCCAGGCACGGGGCTGGGCGCTCGCCGAAATCATCGAGGACATCGACGTCTCCGCCACCAGGACGCGGCTGGACCGCCCCGGCCTCACCCGCGTCCGCGAAGCCATCCAGTCGGGGCGTGCCGACATCGTGCTGGTCTGGAGGATCGACCGCGTCGCGCGTTCGGTGTCCGACCTCGCCGCGCTGACGGATGAGTGGGCCAAGGCCGGGGTGTCGCTCGTGTCGGCCACCGAGCCGTTCGACATGACGACGTCCGCCGGTCGCATGCTGCTTCAGCTCCTGGGCGTGTTCGCCGAGTTCGAGGCCGCCACCATCCGCGACCGGGTCCTCGCCGCGCGGGCAGCCCTCGTGAAAGCCGGCCGCCACCCCGGAGGAGCAGCGCCGTACGGCTACCGCGTCGTCGACAACCCGACAGGCGCCGGGAAGGTGCTGGAGGTCGACCCCGTCGAAGCCGCGTACGTGCGCAAGGCCGCCGACATGATCCTGGACGGGAAGTCGCTGTACTACACGACGGCGGCGCTCAATGCCGCCGGGTCAAACCCCCGCAAGGCCGCCGCCTGGTCCATGACATCGCTGCGGATCGTTCTGACGCAGGACGCATCGCTCGGCTACATGACCCACAACGGGAAGCTGGTCCGCAACGACGACGGAGAACCGGCCCAGGTCTGGGAACCCATCCTGCCGCTCGAAGACATGGCCCGACTCCGCATGCTGCTGGCACCGACGAAGGCGCCGGGCGGCGAGCGGAAGCGCAGGGCGCGCCTGCTGTCCGGCGGACTGCTGCGGTGCTCGACCTGCGGCGGCTCGATGCGGGTGAACAGAACCGGCGGAGCGAAACCTGTCGTGCGGTACTCGTGCTCGGGCAAGTCCGACGGCACCGGCTGTCAGCGCGGCGTTTCGATCGTCGCCGAGCGCATTGAGGAGTACATCACGGGGACCTTCCTCGATCTCGTCGGGCGGTACTCGGTCGTCGAGGTCCGCGAAAGCGTCCGCGAAGTCGCCGACCTGGCCGCCGTCGAGGCGGAGATCAAGGCGACGACCGCCGAACTGGCGGACGTGGACGACGACGACAAGGAAGCGGAGCTGCTGGCCAACCTCCGCTCGCTCAAGGCGCGGCGTAGGCAGCTCCTCTCCCAGCCGAGCGAGCCCGTCGTCGAGTACGTCGAGCTGGGCCAGACCTTCACTGAAGCCTGGGAGGGGCGCGACACGGACGGCCGCCGCTCACTGCTGGAGAGCGCCATCGCGCACATCGTCGTCCGCCCGGGTACGCGTGGCCGCCGAGGTATCGACCCTCAGAGAGTCGATATTCACTGGCGGAACAAGTACGGCCCGGACGTCGACGTAGTAGACGTACTAAGCGCGGACGACCACATCAGCCAGCTGTCCGACTGACAGGTAATGCGTCCATGCGGGCGCTCCTGGGCACATGGCCGTCCGGGGCGCCCGTTCGGCCGTCTTAGGGGCGCTACCAACTCTGTCCCGGACGGATGCAGTTCAAAGCAACCGGTTTGGATAGCTGGACCACGACGGGCCCAGCTGGAGCGACCCGCCACCGGCCGCCACGGAGGCCACCATCCCCGACCGTTCGCAGATCATCAGCCTGCCCGTTGATGCGCCGAAACGCCGAGCGCGTCAGCGTACGGGACCGGCGGCTCCTGATGCATTGAGCGCGGCGAGCCACGGGAGTCAGGTCTGTGGGAGTCCCAAGCCAGTGCCAGCTGAACAATGCCATCCCGAGGCAG encodes:
- a CDS encoding betaine/proline/choline family ABC transporter ATP-binding protein (Members of the family are the ATP-binding subunit of ABC transporters for substrates such as betaine, L-proline or other amino acids, choline, carnitine, etc. The substrate specificity is best determined from the substrate-binding subunit, rather than this subunit, as it interacts with the permease subunit and not with substrate directly.), encoding MSSRLEAAGLYKVFGRRPDNAVEQLRKGADREELRSDGTTAAVIDASFTVEPGEIFVVMGLSGSGKSTLLRMLNGLLEPTAGHVRFDDQDLTALSDRALREVRAHKISMVFQHFALFPHRSVLENAAYGLAVQGVPRREREARAAEALALCGLAGWEKSWPDELSGGMQQRVGLARALATDADLLLMDESFSALDPLIRRDMQDQLIELQKELKKTIVFITHDLNEAMRLGDRIAVMRDGRIVQIGTAEDILIRPANDYVASFTQDVDRSRILTAASVMDTEVRGDEADCDCETATPDTPFGELCAISARLTHPVSVLDKDGELVGVVPRARLVGFLGDEHGEPAPCDSPGDHGVEKVIARA
- a CDS encoding recombinase family protein — its product is MTTAFSQGRRVIGYARISKATDESTSIERQRELIRTTCQARGWALAEIIEDIDVSATRTRLDRPGLTRVREAIQSGRADIVLVWRIDRVARSVSDLAALTDEWAKAGVSLVSATEPFDMTTSAGRMLLQLLGVFAEFEAATIRDRVLAARAALVKAGRHPGGAAPYGYRVVDNPTGAGKVLEVDPVEAAYVRKAADMILDGKSLYYTTAALNAAGSNPRKAAAWSMTSLRIVLTQDASLGYMTHNGKLVRNDDGEPAQVWEPILPLEDMARLRMLLAPTKAPGGERKRRARLLSGGLLRCSTCGGSMRVNRTGGAKPVVRYSCSGKSDGTGCQRGVSIVAERIEEYITGTFLDLVGRYSVVEVRESVREVADLAAVEAEIKATTAELADVDDDDKEAELLANLRSLKARRRQLLSQPSEPVVEYVELGQTFTEAWEGRDTDGRRSLLESAIAHIVVRPGTRGRRGIDPQRVDIHWRNKYGPDVDVVDVLSADDHISQLSD